The Calditerrivibrio nitroreducens DSM 19672 genome window below encodes:
- the rpsF gene encoding 30S ribosomal protein S6 yields the protein MNTYETVFIVSPALPLDDANAIFEKFKDLISTNGGEILNSEYWGKLKMAYPINKHKEGCYYLIQYKADGKFNSELETRFKYDENVLRFVVVKLDGKNYKLRKRDEMTKPRSRRYEEKPQTEVNVDETVVEQNAEVEENSTQEKA from the coding sequence ATGAATACCTACGAAACCGTTTTTATAGTATCCCCTGCATTACCGCTGGATGATGCTAACGCTATCTTTGAAAAATTCAAAGATCTGATCTCTACAAATGGTGGAGAAATATTAAACAGTGAGTACTGGGGAAAACTGAAGATGGCATACCCTATAAACAAACATAAAGAGGGATGCTACTATCTTATCCAATACAAAGCTGACGGAAAGTTTAATAGTGAGCTTGAGACCAGGTTCAAGTATGACGAAAATGTATTAAGGTTTGTGGTGGTGAAGCTTGATGGTAAGAACTACAAACTCAGAAAGAGGGACGAAATGACCAAGCCAAGAAGTAGAAGATATGAAGAAAAACCACAAACTGAAGTTAATGTAGATGAAACTGTTGTGGAGCAAAATGCTGAGGTTGAAGAAAATTCAACTCAGGAGAAGGCTTAA
- the ssb gene encoding single-stranded DNA-binding protein produces MGFFNKVILLGNVTRNPEVRYIPGNGTAVGRFGLAVNRRYKSGNETKDEVCYIDIVAFSKLGEFCGEFLTKGLSVLVEGRLSYRTWEQDGVKKSKHEVVAENIQLVWKKDRSDVNDIVEESYDSTEINEEDIPF; encoded by the coding sequence ATGGGATTTTTTAATAAAGTCATCCTATTGGGGAATGTAACCAGGAATCCGGAAGTTAGATATATACCAGGTAATGGTACTGCAGTTGGAAGATTTGGATTAGCTGTAAATAGAAGATACAAATCTGGTAATGAAACGAAGGATGAGGTCTGCTATATCGACATTGTTGCTTTTTCTAAATTGGGTGAGTTTTGTGGGGAGTTTCTCACAAAAGGTCTTTCGGTTTTGGTGGAAGGGAGATTGTCTTACCGAACCTGGGAACAGGATGGCGTAAAAAAAAGCAAGCATGAGGTAGTTGCCGAAAATATTCAACTTGTCTGGAAAAAAGATCGTAGTGATGTGAACGATATTGTTGAGGAGTCATATGACTCTACAGAAATAAACGAAGAAGATATACCATTTTAG
- the rpsR gene encoding 30S ribosomal protein S18, which yields MLNARKKFQKKKSCRFCTDKIEIDYKDSVLLRQFVTERGKILPRRLTGTCTKHQRRLATAIKTARIIALLPFSITK from the coding sequence ATGCTTAATGCAAGAAAAAAATTTCAAAAAAAGAAAAGTTGTAGATTCTGTACCGATAAAATAGAAATAGACTATAAAGATTCAGTTCTTTTAAGGCAGTTTGTGACAGAAAGAGGGAAAATTCTTCCCAGGAGGCTTACAGGTACCTGTACCAAGCACCAGAGAAGACTTGCCACAGCGATAAAAACAGCAAGAATTATAGCTTTGCTTCCATTTTCCATAACAAAATAG
- a CDS encoding DUF2232 domain-containing protein, whose translation MKGIVYLVFSYLLYSLNLLYPQLAFLANLFIPMFFVLFFYDSDNLLSDRKKFFIFVISFFILSIYSYKVAINIFLMAGVPALSIYFRYIKNKIKLEPVIFAPLPAFIVTVFILLFVGEIREGFYRYIVGNLDMVINSLKNIPESEVNINVDQLIKRKEEFASIILYIIPAVSYVYISFMTLIAKRVILFKLGRVSEVFRVPFHMVWLLIIGGFTFLSDRLEIKVISYNTFIIFTYLFFIQGSNLISIILTRKKLIWLRVIILILLLVHPYIIIAIAFIGLFDNWFNFASVAEDDKKN comes from the coding sequence ATGAAAGGTATCGTTTACCTCGTTTTCTCTTATCTACTTTACTCCTTAAATCTTTTGTATCCTCAGTTGGCTTTTTTGGCAAATCTATTTATCCCTATGTTTTTCGTTTTATTTTTTTATGATTCAGATAACCTTTTGTCCGACAGAAAGAAGTTCTTTATTTTTGTGATATCATTTTTTATCTTGTCTATATACAGTTATAAGGTTGCGATTAATATTTTTCTAATGGCTGGTGTTCCGGCTCTATCTATCTATTTTAGATATATTAAAAATAAAATAAAGCTTGAGCCTGTGATTTTTGCACCATTACCGGCATTTATAGTTACTGTTTTTATTTTACTTTTCGTAGGGGAGATTCGGGAGGGCTTTTACAGATATATAGTAGGTAATTTAGATATGGTTATAAATTCTTTGAAAAATATTCCTGAGAGTGAAGTTAATATAAATGTAGATCAGCTAATAAAACGTAAAGAGGAATTTGCATCTATAATACTTTATATTATCCCTGCAGTAAGTTATGTTTATATTTCATTTATGACATTAATAGCCAAAAGGGTGATACTTTTTAAATTAGGGAGGGTTTCTGAGGTATTTAGGGTGCCTTTCCATATGGTGTGGTTGCTAATAATAGGCGGCTTCACATTTTTGAGCGATAGACTTGAGATTAAAGTAATATCTTATAATACATTTATTATCTTTACATATCTTTTTTTTATACAGGGTAGTAACCTTATTTCGATAATTCTAACAAGGAAAAAGTTAATCTGGCTCAGAGTAATTATTTTGATACTTCTTTTGGTACATCCGTATATTATTATTGCGATAGCATTCATAGGACTATTCGATAATTGGTTTAATTTTGCATCGGTGGCTGAAGATGATAAAAAAAACTAA
- a CDS encoding cation diffusion facilitator family transporter, which produces MIKKTKIPILSITVAATLALSKLIVALYTGSMAILSSALDSILDIAASGVNYFALKASEEPPDKAHPYGHGKFESLAAFVQALIIMATGVYLFYKSVMGLIDKKDLSDINTGIYIMLFSMLMTLLLTISLRYYAKKYNSTIILTDAMHYEIDLLTNTGVLVTLFLVKYTGVYQIDFIVSSLISIYIIYSAFELARDVSSILLDREMSEEDQTKIRDILKEYDESFIDYHKMRTRSSGKTKFVDMHITLCKNMSLNDAHQIADLIEKDLQEKIPELDVIIHIDPCEIGHCPGQENCERFIDAIRTKKR; this is translated from the coding sequence ATGATAAAAAAAACTAAAATCCCTATTCTTTCGATAACTGTGGCCGCCACGCTTGCCTTATCTAAACTGATTGTGGCATTATATACAGGGTCTATGGCTATTTTATCTTCCGCACTGGATTCTATTCTTGATATAGCTGCATCTGGAGTAAATTATTTTGCATTAAAAGCTTCGGAGGAACCTCCAGATAAAGCGCATCCCTATGGCCATGGTAAGTTTGAGTCGCTTGCTGCTTTTGTTCAGGCTCTTATTATTATGGCTACAGGTGTCTATCTCTTTTATAAATCTGTTATGGGATTAATAGATAAAAAAGATTTGTCGGACATTAATACAGGGATATACATAATGTTGTTTTCTATGTTGATGACCCTTCTTTTAACAATATCTTTAAGATATTATGCTAAAAAATATAATTCTACAATAATACTTACCGATGCTATGCACTATGAGATAGATCTTCTTACAAATACTGGTGTTTTAGTGACATTATTTTTAGTAAAATATACAGGGGTTTATCAGATAGATTTCATAGTTTCTTCTTTAATTTCAATATATATTATATACTCTGCCTTTGAACTTGCCCGTGACGTCTCATCCATTTTATTGGATAGAGAGATGTCTGAGGAAGATCAGACAAAAATCAGGGATATACTTAAAGAGTATGATGAAAGTTTTATAGATTACCATAAAATGAGGACAAGAAGTTCTGGAAAAACAAAGTTTGTGGATATGCATATCACCTTGTGTAAAAATATGAGCTTAAACGATGCTCATCAGATTGCTGACCTTATAGAGAAAGATTTGCAGGAAAAAATACCTGAACTCGATGTAATTATCCACATAGATCCATGTGAAATTGGACATTGTCCAGGCCAGGAAAATTGCGAAAGATTTATCGATGCCATCAGAACAAAAAAGAGGTAG
- a CDS encoding CBS domain-containing protein, whose translation MKAKDIMSPFNGVALDPEMGLKEAVEFMSSYKKNDGTVGVKGMLVMNGDKVVGTLSMEDVLRSVIPFYINPLLSDFTWEGMLLNMASRMCNKKVKEIMNKNLIFAEQDDSLMECAEKLIKYNLQRLPVVEKGKVVGIILIRDLYNVVINKILGRLNGNTDGCGDK comes from the coding sequence ATGAAAGCTAAAGATATAATGTCACCATTTAATGGGGTAGCATTAGATCCTGAAATGGGATTGAAGGAAGCAGTGGAGTTTATGAGCTCTTACAAGAAGAATGATGGAACTGTTGGTGTGAAAGGGATGCTGGTGATGAATGGAGATAAGGTTGTGGGAACTCTTTCTATGGAAGATGTTTTAAGGTCAGTTATACCTTTTTATATAAACCCTCTTTTGAGTGACTTCACATGGGAGGGGATGCTTTTGAATATGGCTTCCAGAATGTGTAATAAAAAAGTCAAAGAGATAATGAATAAAAATTTGATATTTGCAGAACAAGATGACTCTTTAATGGAATGTGCTGAAAAGCTTATAAAATATAATTTACAGAGGCTACCTGTTGTTGAAAAAGGGAAAGTTGTAGGAATTATCTTAATTAGAGATTTGTATAATGTAGTTATAAACAAAATTTTGGGGAGATTGAATGGAAATACAGACGGATGTGGTGATAAATAG
- a CDS encoding ArsB/NhaD family transporter, with protein sequence MEIQTDVVINSKFWAATAILIFTYILIISEKVNKTIVSIFGASLMIMLHLVDQKEAFYVEELGVDWNVIFLLISMMIIINIMKPTGFFEYIAIKSAKFGKGDPIKIMLTFAMVTAVLSAFLDNVTTVLLIAPVSLLIADALEISPIPFLIVEALASNIGGTATLIGDPPNIMIGSKAKLGFVDFLLHLTPVVLIAMFVFLLIVKLIFKTKLKISDDKKQRILSMDESKAIKDPVLLSKSLFVLGLVLSGFVLHGILHYEPATIALFGAGLLLLLAGIHDPHHIFSEIEWSTIFFFIGLFIIIGGVVKVGLIKLISVKILEITNGNLMATSMLIIWFSAFASAFIDNIPYVATMNPLIINMAAQLWPDEKGLALLHHPELLPLWWSLALGACLGGNGTMIGASANVIVVGIANKAGEKITFLRFLKYGMPTMVLTVIVSSVYIYIRYYLLK encoded by the coding sequence ATGGAAATACAGACGGATGTGGTGATAAATAGTAAATTTTGGGCAGCGACAGCTATATTAATTTTTACATACATACTAATAATTTCAGAAAAAGTTAATAAAACGATAGTATCAATTTTTGGTGCAAGTTTGATGATAATGCTACATCTCGTGGATCAAAAAGAGGCTTTTTATGTTGAAGAGCTTGGGGTTGACTGGAATGTGATTTTTCTTCTGATTTCTATGATGATTATAATAAATATTATGAAGCCTACTGGATTTTTTGAATATATTGCCATAAAAAGTGCTAAGTTTGGTAAGGGTGATCCGATAAAAATCATGTTAACTTTTGCTATGGTTACGGCTGTACTAAGTGCTTTTCTGGATAACGTAACCACAGTATTGTTAATTGCACCTGTATCACTTTTGATTGCTGATGCACTGGAGATTTCACCGATACCTTTTCTTATCGTGGAGGCCCTCGCTTCTAACATAGGTGGTACGGCTACTCTTATTGGTGACCCACCTAATATCATGATAGGGTCAAAGGCTAAACTGGGTTTTGTAGATTTTTTGTTGCATCTTACGCCTGTTGTTTTGATAGCTATGTTCGTCTTTCTTTTGATAGTAAAGTTGATATTTAAAACAAAGTTGAAGATAAGTGATGATAAAAAACAGAGAATTTTGTCTATGGATGAGAGCAAAGCGATAAAAGATCCTGTCCTGCTCAGTAAATCGTTATTTGTTCTTGGACTTGTACTGTCAGGGTTTGTACTACATGGTATCTTGCATTATGAACCTGCCACTATAGCATTATTTGGAGCAGGCTTACTGTTATTATTAGCTGGAATTCACGATCCACACCATATTTTTAGTGAGATTGAGTGGTCTACCATATTCTTTTTCATTGGACTTTTTATTATCATTGGTGGTGTTGTAAAAGTTGGGCTTATAAAATTGATATCTGTAAAAATACTCGAGATTACTAATGGAAATCTAATGGCAACGAGCATGTTGATCATCTGGTTTTCGGCTTTTGCATCTGCATTTATTGACAATATCCCTTATGTGGCCACGATGAATCCATTGATCATAAATATGGCTGCACAATTATGGCCAGATGAAAAGGGGTTGGCCCTATTGCATCATCCAGAACTTTTGCCTTTATGGTGGTCCCTTGCATTGGGAGCTTGTCTTGGGGGAAACGGAACCATGATAGGTGCTTCTGCCAATGTCATAGTAGTGGGTATTGCCAACAAGGCTGGAGAGAAGATTACATTCTTAAGATTTTTAAAATATGGCATGCCTACTATGGTATTGACTGTTATTGTATCTTCAGTTTACATTTATATAAGATACTATTTGTTAAAATAA
- a CDS encoding transposase, producing MMILHKKATITTNWRQFMIYEIAENVKRKILILTQNLNDYITRPQQKYMIEMVSGVFATKSLNLTSIAGYLNERCGVKHSLKRLQRNTFNYSTLLDISNAYNIDYAYNETKSDDRLIISIDGGDLTHDYGIGFELIGKVHDGSSNKVGYGYPLNHAVCYSPKSKRMFSLYIDVYSYKSSNFKSENAKTIEMLEKIGIRFKDKGLFVFDRGYDRGEILRYMLRNGLSFVIRSVGKRHLDYNGSRLSVLDICKDKINRRYKKGGISYGYAKCYYHGHAVTLISVRGNSSKNMLYFMSEGHISSSKEAYFRISSYFSRWKIEESYKFMKQQFGIEKCLVRRFESLRTLLGMVSFCWNVLSQIESDVMISKLLEDMAKREKYDNEDKKVCEFKYYRISDGIERVLRSYNGKIFHHRDKKYDCDYVMYFKIGYYLKFPEERKKIFGMGKMKRKKSLLVA from the coding sequence ATGATGATTTTACACAAAAAAGCAACAATAACAACAAACTGGAGGCAGTTTATGATATATGAAATTGCAGAAAATGTGAAGAGAAAAATTTTAATCCTAACACAAAACCTTAATGATTACATTACAAGACCCCAACAGAAATATATGATTGAAATGGTTTCAGGAGTATTTGCAACCAAGAGCCTGAATCTTACATCGATAGCAGGTTATTTAAATGAGAGATGTGGTGTAAAACATTCTCTAAAGAGATTGCAGAGAAATACATTTAATTATTCTACTTTGTTAGATATTTCTAATGCTTATAATATAGATTATGCATACAATGAAACGAAATCAGATGACAGGTTAATAATATCGATAGATGGTGGTGATTTGACACATGATTATGGTATCGGTTTTGAGCTTATAGGTAAAGTTCACGATGGTAGTTCTAACAAAGTAGGCTATGGATATCCGTTAAATCATGCTGTATGTTACAGTCCAAAGAGTAAGAGAATGTTTTCATTATATATTGATGTTTATAGTTATAAATCAAGTAACTTTAAAAGTGAGAATGCCAAGACCATAGAGATGCTGGAGAAGATAGGGATTAGATTTAAAGATAAGGGGTTATTTGTATTTGATAGGGGCTATGATAGGGGTGAGATATTAAGATATATGCTTAGAAATGGTTTGAGTTTTGTAATAAGGAGTGTTGGTAAGAGGCATTTGGATTACAATGGGAGTAGGCTTTCAGTATTGGATATTTGTAAGGATAAGATAAATAGAAGGTATAAAAAAGGTGGTATTTCTTATGGTTATGCTAAATGTTATTATCATGGCCATGCAGTTACATTAATTAGTGTAAGGGGTAATTCGTCGAAGAATATGCTTTATTTTATGAGTGAAGGGCATATAAGCAGTAGTAAGGAAGCGTATTTTAGGATTAGCAGTTATTTTTCCAGGTGGAAGATAGAAGAGAGCTATAAGTTTATGAAGCAGCAGTTTGGTATTGAGAAGTGCCTTGTGAGGAGGTTTGAGTCATTGAGGACGTTGTTAGGTATGGTATCTTTTTGCTGGAATGTATTAAGTCAGATAGAATCGGATGTTATGATATCCAAGTTGTTAGAAGATATGGCCAAAAGAGAGAAATACGACAATGAAGACAAAAAGGTATGTGAATTTAAATATTATCGGATATCGGATGGTATTGAAAGGGTATTACGGTCTTACAATGGTAAGATATTTCATCATAGAGATAAAAAATATGATTGTGATTATGTTATGTATTTTAAGATAGGTTATTATCTTAAATTTCCAGAAGAGCGTAAGAAGATATTTGGAATGGGCAAGATGAAAAGGAAGAAAAGTTTACTTGTGGCTTAG
- a CDS encoding IS256 family transposase produces the protein MSNSKLNKTEVLNNVDFKELSKTCRSQEDLSSLTKEFMKNMIENILKSELEEHLEESEKNSKNGYYKKTVRSDAGSLELDIPRDRACEYEPKLILKGKRTISGIDEKIISLYSRGMSLRDIEKQVNDMYGVEMSDSLISRILDKIAPEISAWQSRTLESIYAIVYMDAMVFKVKDDNGYYRNKSLHFAIGITLEGKKDLLGMWLTNNEGAKFWLSVVTDLKNRGVEDILIASVDGLRGFSEAINSVFPKTIVQRCIIHQIRYSLKYVGSKYQKEFMSDLKRVYKAPTKSAAEDALEDLSAKWGEKYPMVINSWKTNWAELSTYFEYSEPIRRIIYTTNTVEGFNRQIRKITKSKGGFTNDDALFKIVFLVYKDISKKWDKAISNWAEIMSQLSIVFNERIAGHLS, from the coding sequence ATGTCAAATTCAAAATTAAACAAAACAGAAGTACTGAACAATGTAGATTTTAAAGAGTTGAGTAAAACTTGCAGAAGTCAGGAAGATTTATCTTCATTAACCAAGGAATTTATGAAGAATATGATAGAAAATATTCTTAAATCTGAACTTGAGGAGCATCTGGAAGAATCAGAAAAGAATAGTAAAAATGGATACTACAAGAAGACAGTTCGCAGTGATGCTGGCAGTTTAGAATTAGATATTCCCCGAGACAGAGCATGTGAATATGAGCCGAAATTGATTCTCAAAGGCAAGCGAACAATAAGTGGTATTGATGAGAAGATAATAAGTCTTTATTCCCGTGGAATGAGCCTTAGAGACATAGAAAAGCAGGTAAATGATATGTATGGTGTAGAGATGTCAGACAGTTTAATATCTAGGATATTAGATAAGATAGCACCAGAAATCAGTGCCTGGCAGAGTCGCACATTAGAGAGCATTTATGCTATTGTTTATATGGATGCTATGGTATTTAAGGTGAAAGATGATAATGGTTATTACAGGAATAAATCGTTACATTTTGCAATAGGAATAACGCTTGAGGGGAAAAAGGATTTACTTGGGATGTGGCTTACAAATAATGAGGGGGCTAAGTTTTGGCTTTCTGTTGTGACCGATTTAAAAAACAGGGGGGTAGAAGATATACTGATAGCCTCTGTGGATGGCTTGAGGGGTTTTTCAGAAGCTATAAACAGTGTGTTTCCCAAGACAATAGTCCAGCGTTGTATAATTCATCAGATAAGATATTCATTGAAATATGTTGGTTCAAAATATCAGAAAGAATTTATGTCAGATTTAAAGAGAGTATATAAGGCACCTACGAAATCTGCAGCAGAAGATGCTTTAGAAGATCTTTCTGCTAAATGGGGCGAAAAATATCCAATGGTTATTAATTCATGGAAAACAAACTGGGCCGAATTATCTACCTATTTTGAGTATTCAGAGCCTATTAGAAGGATAATATATACCACTAATACCGTTGAAGGTTTTAACAGGCAGATTCGAAAAATAACTAAGAGTAAAGGAGGATTTACCAATGATGATGCATTGTTTAAAATTGTATTTTTAGTTTATAAGGATATTTCCAAAAAATGGGACAAAGCTATTTCCAATTGGGCAGAAATAATGTCTCAGTTATCTATAGTATTCAATGAAAGAATTGCTGGACATCTGAGCTAA
- a CDS encoding Na+/H+ antiporter subunit E has product MRLFATFVILLGYWFLLSGEFTPIIIVLAVISSFIVSYLTKDLFFPEKVNIILILKIFSYVPWLFWQIVLANIEVFKILIKPKLDIDPSMVEFEPKVKSDIGITLLANSITLTPGTVTIFADRDHFFVHALGPQFAEGLSGGEMEKKILEIEKCL; this is encoded by the coding sequence ATGAGATTATTCGCTACGTTCGTCATACTTCTTGGATATTGGTTTCTACTTTCAGGAGAGTTTACACCTATCATAATTGTTTTGGCGGTAATTTCAAGCTTTATTGTTTCGTATCTAACTAAAGATCTTTTTTTTCCAGAAAAGGTAAATATAATTCTCATCCTCAAAATATTTTCATATGTTCCATGGTTATTCTGGCAGATAGTTCTTGCAAATATTGAAGTGTTTAAGATATTGATAAAGCCTAAGCTTGATATAGACCCCAGCATGGTGGAATTTGAGCCGAAGGTAAAGTCGGATATCGGTATTACCCTACTTGCTAATTCTATCACACTGACACCTGGTACAGTTACAATCTTTGCCGATAGGGATCACTTTTTTGTTCATGCGCTTGGACCTCAATTTGCAGAAGGATTAAGTGGTGGTGAGATGGAGAAAAAAATTTTGGAAATTGAAAAATGTCTATAA
- a CDS encoding monovalent cation/H+ antiporter complex subunit F, whose amino-acid sequence MLKISMIIILLASFFSLYRLIKGPTFFDRVLAVNLIGTKVVVLLVLIDFLYDRPEFVDISLAYALINFVGTIAILKLKEKGRLD is encoded by the coding sequence ATGTTAAAGATTAGCATGATTATAATTTTGTTGGCCTCATTTTTCAGTTTGTACAGGCTTATAAAAGGTCCTACTTTTTTTGATAGGGTATTGGCCGTAAATCTTATCGGAACAAAAGTGGTTGTTTTGCTTGTACTTATAGATTTTCTATACGACAGGCCTGAGTTTGTAGATATTTCTCTTGCTTATGCTTTGATAAATTTTGTTGGTACAATCGCCATTTTAAAGTTGAAGGAGAAAGGGAGGCTGGATTGA
- the mnhG gene encoding monovalent cation/H(+) antiporter subunit G, with product MIIVTGVLLITGSILIFISALGLIRMPGFYTRIHAAGKTDTLGQILILLGLILYKGFSLISVKLLFILAFVFIANPTATHALAQAAYRMGVPWWRKKHDSNN from the coding sequence TTGATAATTGTTACAGGTGTATTGTTAATAACTGGTTCAATTTTGATATTCATTTCAGCATTAGGACTAATAAGGATGCCTGGTTTTTATACAAGGATACATGCAGCAGGTAAGACAGATACTCTTGGACAAATTTTAATCCTTCTTGGTCTTATTCTATATAAGGGGTTTTCTCTAATCTCTGTTAAACTTTTGTTTATATTGGCTTTTGTATTCATAGCAAATCCTACCGCAACCCATGCCCTTGCTCAGGCTGCTTATCGGATGGGAGTGCCATGGTGGAGAAAAAAGCATGACAGTAATAATTGA
- a CDS encoding DUF4040 domain-containing protein, protein MTVIIDILFLTFLIISAFLSVYFKDLLNSTIALSAYSFFVAVLWTTLNAVDVAFTEVAVGAGVSTVLLLAVLSKIDRVEKNQVTKDRKIIALTVVFMTGYLLLLATQDMPNFGDPGWVTNTYLIPDYIERTLRETGAPNIVTAILGSYRGYDTNGETTVIFIAGLCVYMILGRDSK, encoded by the coding sequence ATGACAGTAATAATTGATATACTTTTTTTGACATTTCTGATTATTTCGGCATTTTTATCTGTTTATTTTAAGGATTTACTGAATTCTACGATCGCTTTAAGTGCGTATTCCTTTTTTGTTGCAGTATTGTGGACTACATTGAATGCCGTGGATGTTGCCTTTACAGAGGTTGCCGTTGGTGCTGGAGTAAGTACAGTACTACTCCTGGCGGTTTTATCCAAAATTGATAGAGTGGAAAAAAATCAAGTTACTAAAGATAGAAAAATAATCGCTTTGACAGTTGTATTTATGACCGGATATCTTTTATTACTTGCCACACAGGATATGCCAAACTTTGGGGATCCAGGCTGGGTGACTAATACGTATCTTATACCGGATTACATCGAAAGGACCTTGAGGGAAACTGGCGCCCCTAATATTGTTACAGCAATTTTGGGTAGCTATAGGGGATATGATACAAATGGCGAGACAACGGTAATTTTCATAGCTGGACTTTGTGTATATATGATATTGGGGAGAGATTCGAAATGA
- a CDS encoding Na(+)/H(+) antiporter subunit B, producing MKRHIVLVMATRIMVPFILIFSLYVLAHGEISPGGGFQGGVIFAAGWILYAMVLGKEEFYKRISRKMLLAFTAIGVMIYTLVGYVSMFNGGTYLEYAKLPGLDMKTGNSIGLLLIEIGVFITVFSVMLLLFFEVGKKDD from the coding sequence ATGAAAAGGCATATCGTTTTAGTAATGGCCACCAGGATAATGGTTCCATTTATACTTATCTTTTCCTTGTATGTCCTTGCTCATGGTGAGATAAGTCCTGGAGGAGGTTTTCAGGGGGGTGTAATTTTTGCCGCCGGGTGGATTCTGTATGCAATGGTCTTGGGGAAGGAAGAGTTTTATAAGAGAATAAGCAGAAAGATGCTACTTGCATTCACTGCAATCGGTGTGATGATATATACATTGGTGGGGTATGTTTCGATGTTTAATGGGGGGACATATCTTGAGTATGCAAAACTGCCTGGGTTGGATATGAAAACAGGTAATTCTATTGGATTACTTCTAATAGAAATAGGTGTTTTCATTACAGTTTTTAGTGTGATGTTGCTACTATTTTTTGAAGTAGGTAAGAAAGATGACTGA
- a CDS encoding cation:proton antiporter subunit C has product MTDIINFILGKYNYIIAIILMLIGLYTTIVNGNLFKKVVGLNILSTSIILFYISISKVKDGSAPIYAENVIRYDNPLPHVLMLTAIVVGVAVTAVALSIIIKIKEFYGTVEEDEIVNYEQKSIKDIEENEF; this is encoded by the coding sequence ATGACTGATATTATTAATTTTATCCTTGGCAAATACAACTATATTATTGCTATTATCCTGATGTTGATAGGTCTTTATACTACGATTGTAAATGGCAATCTTTTCAAAAAAGTTGTGGGTCTTAATATATTGTCAACATCTATAATCTTATTTTACATATCGATATCCAAGGTCAAAGATGGATCTGCTCCTATATACGCTGAAAATGTCATCAGATACGACAACCCCTTACCGCATGTTTTGATGCTTACTGCTATAGTTGTGGGTGTTGCCGTTACAGCGGTTGCTCTTTCTATCATTATTAAAATCAAAGAATTTTATGGTACTGTTGAAGAGGATGAAATTGTAAATTATGAGCAGAAATCTATAAAGGATATTGAAGAAAATGAGTTTTAA